One window of Candidatus Thermoplasmatota archaeon genomic DNA carries:
- a CDS encoding FAD-dependent monooxygenase: protein MKIVIVGGGPAGLISGLHLLEKGILSLVLEKRGR, encoded by the coding sequence ATGAAAATAGTAATAGTAGGGGGAGGGCCGGCGGGGTTGATATCAGGATTACATTTATTGGAAAAAGGAATATTGTCATTAGTCTTGGAAAAAAGAGGGAGATAG